A window of the Hevea brasiliensis isolate MT/VB/25A 57/8 chromosome 6, ASM3005281v1, whole genome shotgun sequence genome harbors these coding sequences:
- the LOC110663108 gene encoding uncharacterized protein At5g41620 isoform X2, whose amino-acid sequence MEAKSREHCKIRKRGNSSSSSSSLIQKYRFKRAILVGKRGGSTTPVPTWKTSTKSPTLSMPNAESTKCPPSQSGGKAKEASVSARKLAATLWEINNIPSPRVRKDLETVADTKELRSREKVAKFPHLSDPSYTPIPEMDRSRGNGHRRRASFARKKFGVTDYNVGGLDSVSNASLMEIETHTKGKTHKECIIGIKTRLKDVSNGLTTSKELLKVLNRIWSLDEQHSSGMSLVSALRVELDRARVQVDQLIKEQRFNRNEIEFLLKHFEEEKAAWKSKERDRIHNAIACIAEELEVEKKLRRQTERLNKKLGKELADTKASLSQALKELESEKRAKEILEQVCDELARGIGEDRAEVEELKRESAKVREEMEKEREMLQLADVLREERVQMKLSEAKYHFEEKNAAVERLRNELESYLKEKVAGKENDRDSPNYERIKELEAYLKEIQNGSSQRAEKEANVGVIENGEVHDGDDSADSDLHSIELNMDNISKSYKWSYACDSDALDNLKRVSVDRDFKGRKSISENIQWGSICLQRKNSYSMDGPDWDFISKSQEKSDVLDRERLSELDLHSQTRDPEDEIMQYRSVKSLRDHVLSNSKRQPIQNFASPTRQWEPLQDAGSAVSDSSPVLQGDFLKP is encoded by the exons ATGGAGGCAAAAAGCAGAGAGCACTGCAAGATCAGAAAGCGAggaaattcatcttcttcctcgtCCTCACTGATCCAAAAGTACAGATTCAAGCGAGCAATTCTGGTTGGGAAGAGAGGTGGGTCTACCACTCCTGTCCCAACGTGGAAAACAAGCACCAAATCTCCAACTTTATCAATGCCAAATGCAGAATCCACCAAGTGTCCACCCTCTCAAAGTGGGGGCAAAGCTAAAGAAGCTTCGGTTTCTGCAAGAAAATTGGCTGCTACTTTGTGGGAGATCAATAACATTCCTTCACCGAGAGTTAGAAAGGATTTAGAAACGGTAGCAGATACTAAAGAGCTGAGAAGCAGAGAAAAAGTTGCAAAGTTCCCACATTTGTCAGATCCATCTTACACTCCAATTCCAGAG ATGGATCGATCTAGAGGAAATGGTCATAGGAGAAGGGCATCATTTGCTAGAAAGAAATTTGGGGTGACTGATTATAATGTGGGAGGCTTGGACTCTGTTAGTAATGCAAGTTTGATGGAG ATTGAAACTCATACCAAGGGCAAGACTCACAAGGAATGTATAATTGGAATTAAAACCCGTTTGAAGGATGTTAGCAATGGCTTGACCACATCCAAAGAACTTCTGAAAGTTCTGAACCGTATCTGGAGTCTTGATGAGCAGCACTCTTCAGGCATGTCCCTTGTCTCAGCACTTCGTGTTGAGCTTGATCGAGCCCGCGTCCAGGTCGATCAATTGATTAAAGAACAGCGCTTTAACCGCAATGAGATCGAGTTCCTTTTGAAGCATTTTGAAGAAGAAAAGGCAGCTTGGAAAAGCAAAGAGCGAGATAGGATTCACAATGCCATAGCATGCATTGCAGAGGAGCTTGAAGTAGAGAAGAAATTAAGAAGACAGACAGAGAGGTTGAATAAGAAGCTTGGAAAAGAATTGGCAGATACAAAGGCATCTTTGTCACAGGCTTTGAAAGAGCTTGAGAGTGAGAAGAGGGCAAAGGAGATATTGGAGCAAGTCTGCGACGAGTTGGCCAGAGGCATTGGAGAAGACAGAGCTGAGGTCGAAGAATTGAAAAGAGAATCTGCAAAAGTTAGGGAGGAGATGGAAAAAGAAAGGGAAATGCTTCAGCTCGCTGATGTGTTGCGTGAAGAAAGGGTCCAGATGAAGCTCTCTGAAGCTAAATATCATTTCGAAGAGAAAAATGCAGCAGTTGAGAGGCTAAGAAATGAGCTTGAGTCCTACCTCAAGGAAAAAGTAGCAGGTAAAGAAAATGATCGTGACTCTCCAAATTATGAAAGAATTAAAGAGCTTGAGGCTTATTTGAAGGAGATACAAAATGGATCATCACAAAGGGCTGAGAAAGAAGCAAACGTTGGGGTAATAGAAAATGGAGAAGTTCATGATGGAGATGATTCAGCTGATAGCGATCTTCACTCCATTGAATTAAACATGGACAACATCAGCAAAAGCTACAAGTGGAGTTATGCTTGTGATAGTGATGCTTTAGATAATCTGAAGCGGGTCTCAGTAGATAGAGATTTTAAGGGGAGAAAGTCTATCTCTGAGAACATTCAATGGGGAAGCATCTGTTTGCAAAGAAAAAATTCCTATAGCATGGATGGTCCTGACTGGGATTTCATTAGTAAAAGTCAGGAAAAATCAGATGTGCTTGATAGGGAAAGATTATCTGAACTTGATTTGCATTCTCAGACACGGGATCCTGAAGATGAAATTATGCAATATAGATCAGTGAAAAGCCTTAGAGACCACGTTTTATCTAATTCTAAAAGGCAACCTATACAAAACTTTGCCAGTCCAACAAGGCAGTGGGAGCCTTTGCAGGATGCTGGAAGTGCGGTTTCAGATAGTTCACCAGTGCTGCAAGGTGATTTTTTGAAACCCTAG
- the LOC110663108 gene encoding uncharacterized protein At5g41620 isoform X1 codes for MEAKSREHCKIRKRGNSSSSSSSLIQKYRFKRAILVGKRGGSTTPVPTWKTSTKSPTLSMPNAESTKCPPSQSGGKAKEASVSARKLAATLWEINNIPSPRVRKDLETVADTKELRSREKVAKFPHLSDPSYTPIPEKMDRSRGNGHRRRASFARKKFGVTDYNVGGLDSVSNASLMEIETHTKGKTHKECIIGIKTRLKDVSNGLTTSKELLKVLNRIWSLDEQHSSGMSLVSALRVELDRARVQVDQLIKEQRFNRNEIEFLLKHFEEEKAAWKSKERDRIHNAIACIAEELEVEKKLRRQTERLNKKLGKELADTKASLSQALKELESEKRAKEILEQVCDELARGIGEDRAEVEELKRESAKVREEMEKEREMLQLADVLREERVQMKLSEAKYHFEEKNAAVERLRNELESYLKEKVAGKENDRDSPNYERIKELEAYLKEIQNGSSQRAEKEANVGVIENGEVHDGDDSADSDLHSIELNMDNISKSYKWSYACDSDALDNLKRVSVDRDFKGRKSISENIQWGSICLQRKNSYSMDGPDWDFISKSQEKSDVLDRERLSELDLHSQTRDPEDEIMQYRSVKSLRDHVLSNSKRQPIQNFASPTRQWEPLQDAGSAVSDSSPVLQGDFLKP; via the exons ATGGAGGCAAAAAGCAGAGAGCACTGCAAGATCAGAAAGCGAggaaattcatcttcttcctcgtCCTCACTGATCCAAAAGTACAGATTCAAGCGAGCAATTCTGGTTGGGAAGAGAGGTGGGTCTACCACTCCTGTCCCAACGTGGAAAACAAGCACCAAATCTCCAACTTTATCAATGCCAAATGCAGAATCCACCAAGTGTCCACCCTCTCAAAGTGGGGGCAAAGCTAAAGAAGCTTCGGTTTCTGCAAGAAAATTGGCTGCTACTTTGTGGGAGATCAATAACATTCCTTCACCGAGAGTTAGAAAGGATTTAGAAACGGTAGCAGATACTAAAGAGCTGAGAAGCAGAGAAAAAGTTGCAAAGTTCCCACATTTGTCAGATCCATCTTACACTCCAATTCCAGAG AAGATGGATCGATCTAGAGGAAATGGTCATAGGAGAAGGGCATCATTTGCTAGAAAGAAATTTGGGGTGACTGATTATAATGTGGGAGGCTTGGACTCTGTTAGTAATGCAAGTTTGATGGAG ATTGAAACTCATACCAAGGGCAAGACTCACAAGGAATGTATAATTGGAATTAAAACCCGTTTGAAGGATGTTAGCAATGGCTTGACCACATCCAAAGAACTTCTGAAAGTTCTGAACCGTATCTGGAGTCTTGATGAGCAGCACTCTTCAGGCATGTCCCTTGTCTCAGCACTTCGTGTTGAGCTTGATCGAGCCCGCGTCCAGGTCGATCAATTGATTAAAGAACAGCGCTTTAACCGCAATGAGATCGAGTTCCTTTTGAAGCATTTTGAAGAAGAAAAGGCAGCTTGGAAAAGCAAAGAGCGAGATAGGATTCACAATGCCATAGCATGCATTGCAGAGGAGCTTGAAGTAGAGAAGAAATTAAGAAGACAGACAGAGAGGTTGAATAAGAAGCTTGGAAAAGAATTGGCAGATACAAAGGCATCTTTGTCACAGGCTTTGAAAGAGCTTGAGAGTGAGAAGAGGGCAAAGGAGATATTGGAGCAAGTCTGCGACGAGTTGGCCAGAGGCATTGGAGAAGACAGAGCTGAGGTCGAAGAATTGAAAAGAGAATCTGCAAAAGTTAGGGAGGAGATGGAAAAAGAAAGGGAAATGCTTCAGCTCGCTGATGTGTTGCGTGAAGAAAGGGTCCAGATGAAGCTCTCTGAAGCTAAATATCATTTCGAAGAGAAAAATGCAGCAGTTGAGAGGCTAAGAAATGAGCTTGAGTCCTACCTCAAGGAAAAAGTAGCAGGTAAAGAAAATGATCGTGACTCTCCAAATTATGAAAGAATTAAAGAGCTTGAGGCTTATTTGAAGGAGATACAAAATGGATCATCACAAAGGGCTGAGAAAGAAGCAAACGTTGGGGTAATAGAAAATGGAGAAGTTCATGATGGAGATGATTCAGCTGATAGCGATCTTCACTCCATTGAATTAAACATGGACAACATCAGCAAAAGCTACAAGTGGAGTTATGCTTGTGATAGTGATGCTTTAGATAATCTGAAGCGGGTCTCAGTAGATAGAGATTTTAAGGGGAGAAAGTCTATCTCTGAGAACATTCAATGGGGAAGCATCTGTTTGCAAAGAAAAAATTCCTATAGCATGGATGGTCCTGACTGGGATTTCATTAGTAAAAGTCAGGAAAAATCAGATGTGCTTGATAGGGAAAGATTATCTGAACTTGATTTGCATTCTCAGACACGGGATCCTGAAGATGAAATTATGCAATATAGATCAGTGAAAAGCCTTAGAGACCACGTTTTATCTAATTCTAAAAGGCAACCTATACAAAACTTTGCCAGTCCAACAAGGCAGTGGGAGCCTTTGCAGGATGCTGGAAGTGCGGTTTCAGATAGTTCACCAGTGCTGCAAGGTGATTTTTTGAAACCCTAG